In Limibacter armeniacum, a single window of DNA contains:
- a CDS encoding HNH endonuclease, with amino-acid sequence MSLATKKVLVLNADFQAFGVCNVYRAFLLVFMNKAEIIIPAENITLCTVNRAYSVPSVIKLNRYINIPYKGVMMSRQNIFKRDNFSCLYCGSKNNLTLDHVIPRSRGGQSTWKNLVTACKSCNSKKGDRTPDEALMDLAYQPFKPSFVLFLKNFSGLNEESWRPYLEVGVH; translated from the coding sequence ATGAGTCTTGCAACCAAGAAGGTACTTGTACTAAATGCCGATTTTCAGGCATTCGGGGTATGCAATGTGTACCGAGCTTTTCTGCTCGTATTTATGAACAAGGCAGAAATCATTATCCCCGCAGAAAACATCACATTATGCACGGTAAATAGAGCGTATTCCGTCCCCTCAGTCATCAAACTTAATCGTTACATAAACATCCCTTACAAGGGGGTTATGATGAGTAGGCAGAATATTTTTAAGCGTGATAACTTTTCATGTTTGTACTGTGGCTCCAAAAATAACCTAACCCTAGACCATGTAATTCCAAGGTCTAGAGGAGGTCAATCCACATGGAAAAACCTTGTTACAGCCTGTAAATCCTGTAATTCTAAAAAAGGTGATCGCACACCTGATGAAGCTCTTATGGATTTGGCATACCAACCATTCAAGCCGTCCTTTGTCCTTTTTCTCAAAAACTTTTCAGGGTTAAACGAAGAAAGTTGGCGACCATATCTAGAAGTAGGTGTACATTAG
- a CDS encoding SO2930 family diheme c-type cytochrome translates to MRKGLLAVCTVVFFIIVGFSTIPTKSPKYEYSVFDQLSEYHFFEGDLSALKPAKNVIPYSLNTPLFSDYAKKLRFIKLPEGSSVAYNEKEVFDYPIGTVLIKNFYYFHDARKPEKGRRIIETRLLIHAEEGWKALPYVWNDDQTEAYLDVAGATKEVTWRSESGKKMKLNYQVPNANQCKGCHLRGDKLMPIGPSARQLNGEFEYKEGKMNQLEKWSELRLLTGLPASRELIPQLAVWNDPTTGNLDDRARAWLDINCGHCHRPDGPANTSGLFLYIHEKDPTSLGINKSPVAAGKGSGSRPFDIVPGKPNASILLYRMTSLDPGEMMPEIGRTLVHKEGIDLIEHWIASLEN, encoded by the coding sequence ATGAGGAAGGGATTATTGGCAGTATGTACTGTCGTATTTTTTATAATCGTGGGTTTTTCCACAATACCAACCAAAAGCCCTAAGTACGAGTATTCAGTATTTGATCAACTTTCGGAATATCATTTTTTTGAAGGGGATCTTTCTGCATTGAAGCCGGCAAAGAATGTTATTCCCTATTCACTGAACACACCTTTGTTCTCAGATTATGCTAAAAAGTTGAGGTTTATCAAACTGCCCGAAGGGAGTTCGGTTGCTTACAATGAGAAAGAAGTCTTTGATTATCCCATTGGTACAGTCCTGATTAAGAACTTCTATTATTTTCATGATGCTAGGAAGCCCGAAAAAGGGAGGAGAATAATCGAAACAAGACTTTTGATTCATGCAGAAGAAGGTTGGAAAGCATTGCCCTATGTTTGGAATGATGACCAAACTGAAGCATACTTAGATGTGGCAGGGGCTACCAAAGAAGTTACTTGGAGAAGTGAAAGTGGTAAGAAGATGAAACTTAATTATCAGGTTCCTAATGCCAACCAATGTAAGGGATGTCATTTAAGGGGGGATAAGCTGATGCCAATAGGTCCATCTGCAAGACAGCTCAATGGAGAGTTTGAATATAAAGAAGGAAAAATGAATCAGCTTGAAAAGTGGAGTGAGTTGAGGCTTTTGACTGGTTTGCCAGCAAGCAGAGAATTGATACCTCAATTAGCTGTTTGGAATGACCCAACAACTGGGAATTTGGATGATAGGGCAAGGGCATGGTTAGATATCAATTGTGGTCATTGCCATAGACCAGATGGGCCTGCCAATACATCGGGCTTGTTTCTTTATATACATGAGAAAGATCCAACTTCATTGGGAATTAATAAGTCACCTGTGGCAGCCGGGAAAGGTTCTGGTAGTAGGCCTTTTGATATTGTACCAGGGAAACCAAATGCTTCTATTTTATTATATAGAATGACTTCTCTTGATCCTGGAGAAATGATGCCTGAAATCGGAAGGACGCTGGTTCACAAAGAAGGAATAGATTTGATAGAGCATTGGATAGCCTCCCTTGAAAATTGA
- a CDS encoding parallel beta-helix domain-containing protein: protein MRQQFLLTTLLLLLSGFLFAQEKVQRDLQRKFIEAKDGQTIELGKGRFDFTGSLWLDGKKNITIKGKGKDKTFLSFKGQVQGAEGVKVTNSEKIVLEGFTVEDAKGDCIKVQETDGITFRDVRAIWTGKPSKKNGAYGLYPVMCQNVLIEDCEAIGASDAGVYVGQSKNIIVRRNKAYHNVAGIEIENSLMADVYENEAYDNTGGLLVFDLPDLIQKKGGNVRVFNNHVHDNNLKNFAPKGNIVAKVPDGTGLLILATSHVEIFENRFVNNNSMNTGIISYYMTENPIKDKDYEPYPHHISIHNNYYEREYVRGTSRGRLGMMFRFKLKFGKDVPHIIYDGIEDDKEDAVTKICIVNNKQATFANIDAANNFKNISDDLSQFNCEIESLKPANITMASK, encoded by the coding sequence ATGAGACAACAATTTCTATTAACAACCTTATTGTTGCTGCTTTCAGGGTTCCTTTTCGCTCAGGAAAAGGTACAGAGAGACTTACAAAGAAAATTTATTGAAGCGAAAGACGGTCAGACTATAGAGTTAGGTAAAGGGAGATTCGATTTTACAGGCAGCCTTTGGCTTGATGGCAAGAAAAACATTACGATAAAGGGAAAGGGGAAAGACAAAACGTTTCTCTCGTTCAAGGGACAAGTACAGGGAGCAGAAGGGGTGAAAGTAACAAACAGTGAAAAAATCGTATTGGAAGGCTTTACGGTTGAAGATGCCAAAGGTGATTGCATCAAGGTACAGGAAACAGATGGGATTACCTTTCGTGATGTAAGGGCTATTTGGACAGGAAAGCCAAGTAAAAAGAATGGAGCTTATGGACTTTACCCTGTAATGTGTCAGAATGTTTTGATTGAGGATTGTGAGGCCATTGGAGCATCTGATGCTGGTGTGTATGTGGGACAGTCTAAGAACATTATCGTTAGGAGAAATAAAGCATATCATAATGTTGCAGGGATCGAGATTGAAAACTCACTGATGGCGGATGTATATGAAAATGAAGCCTATGATAATACTGGAGGCCTGTTGGTTTTTGATCTACCAGATTTAATTCAGAAAAAGGGCGGAAACGTTAGGGTTTTCAATAATCATGTTCATGATAACAACCTGAAAAACTTTGCTCCAAAAGGTAATATTGTGGCAAAGGTTCCGGATGGAACAGGACTATTGATATTGGCGACAAGCCATGTTGAGATTTTTGAAAACCGCTTTGTCAATAATAACTCAATGAATACGGGCATCATCAGTTATTACATGACTGAAAACCCAATCAAGGATAAAGATTATGAGCCATACCCACATCATATTAGCATTCATAACAACTATTATGAAAGAGAATATGTGAGAGGAACCTCAAGAGGTAGGTTAGGGATGATGTTCAGGTTCAAGCTGAAATTCGGTAAGGATGTACCACATATCATTTATGATGGTATTGAAGATGATAAGGAAGACGCTGTAACTAAAATATGTATTGTCAATAATAAGCAAGCAACATTTGCTAATATTGATGCTGCTAACAATTTCAAAAATATTTCAGACGATTTGTCCCAGTTTAATTGTGAGATAGAGAGTCTGAAACCAGCCAATATTACGATGGCTTCCAAATAA